The Alosa alosa isolate M-15738 ecotype Scorff River chromosome 11, AALO_Geno_1.1, whole genome shotgun sequence sequence TATTATTTGACAACATCTCCATAATGCACGTCTGTAACCATCAACCAATAGTAACTTACAATAGAAAGCTAATTATTGAGTATATGCTCAGGTTGGATTAAACAACAAAACCAACAAAAAGGATACAGTGACAAGCACACCAAAAACCAAAGCGCAACAAAgagcaatatactgtatatatccaTGGCCTGCAGTTTTATGCTCTCCTCTGAGATGTGTCCGCTGCACAGAGGGATaaatatatacagctctgggaaaattaagagaccactgcacatttttctgatgtcagcCAACCattacttctatactctttgccgttgctgagtgacatttgaatgagttgacagtcataatcaaatttgcagtggtctcttagtTTTGaatacaactcatttgaatgtcacttgTGAATgtcatatcatatatatatgcagggattaaagtgaaaaaaaaaaatcgtttgactgaacttttttcaggccataagtcatacgttgttcatatctacctatagagatagcaccccttttgcggtcgcgacctattggttttaatgcacaaaaagatgcaaacagcaaagtaaagggagtattAGCCTTATTCACCGCAGGGCGaccattgtttaaaccaaaacgaggctacagggtacacttactataaaattaatgccacctacaggtgaatgcatagaacataacaatcctatggtttgtgtaccctgtagcctcgttttagccgccaatggccaccatgtgaataaggcaaattaagagtgttcttgattgagattgagttttcctgatgaacaaaaatatattttagtaccatccctgaccattgctgattagccattgctgttcttttctactgcagcaatattgtagaaaggctttaacacactcttatttaattacttcaggccaaaagtgtttaaaggggagatttttaaaaaaaaaaagaagaagtaaaatctataaaatcaagtttgcaagacttcccatttcctcatcaaagtaacgaatcagaacattctagatattgttcatatttccatttgttgcctcatccgcatttaatgaaaacatggtaattttgagttttacagacaactcagttttccaatgagcagcaatactgtgtgtgctcatgcatgcaggaggtctgcgcatttgataacgacaatctggagacggtgcttttgtcttcagcaacagattgtataaggttgacaaaagggttgcgatatggtgagggacaggtcgtgttgcgctatgaaagaacatgcgtagcctaaacgtaaaaacggtcagccatagataaacgtagcctacctctgtcgtggtggctagttgcaccaggtagtgaagatgtcctgaagtgcacgaacgttaaccttatggcggtcttctgattggtggcgtgctaaaacgttttcctattgcatccataaacaattttcttgcagcgaaccgcgcaaaagcaaacccccggcgctttaatttctttacaccatggcttgttagttctcccccgtttccaacagctgcccatctccatttattttataattaattttatgacagctagtggccttgccaaatagacgcacacaaatcatgacgctaatatgcgaggttctggtaggcctactggttatggttttgtgctataaatgaataatattttatagcaaagttttaagttgactattttaattgtatggttattttttgtcaacatacactcacaacctactgtcgttaaaattgaggcctaagcaaaataggctacaaggctgtctgtgcgtcacaaacagaccccttactcaacagttcgcgatgatgacagtgatttattattttttttatgctcacacgctcagtcaaaaccttccgtcgcaaattgtgaaaaacattgttgtacatgtcataacagacgggataataaattgcataggctacggtttatattacgtcgctttacacataatgttagttgcattgattaaaaactgtaacaataatagtagcctacatcgggtggcatagaaggctatctgttcaagtcataggtgacacccaaaatgaatgacctcccctgacaagagttcgcgatagtaagaaattgtctacattgatgcacggaaagaacacagcctacgcttcttctccgaattcgcacatacagctcacaatatcatatccaaaaaagttaaacggattggccaacctcatcagctgtctctaatgtgtcactataatccaacttttagaccgttatAGTCCTCCGTATGTGTTCTTTGGAAAAGCAAAGGTGAtagcccctccccccctcctattttttttctcatcggatctgcatcgatctcaaatatgacatttctaaaatcaaattgacggaaatccgtcctatgacggagaactttaatccttgtaTATGTGTGAGCAATGCAGTATGCTGTGTGCACACTGAATGTTACAATGTGCTGATGTTACCATCGGGGCGAAGATCTCCAATGAACTCTTTCAAACTGATGAATCCATCTCGATCTGTGTCATATTCAACCAGCACATCCTCAATGGCAAAATCCTATAGCAtgtaggacagagagagataaacagctgCTTGGATCCAATAGAGGACgaaacaaaaattattattattattattttgggctttttatgcctttaatgacaggacagtggagagtgacaggaagcgaatgggagagagaggaggggtgagatccggaaaggaccacggggtgggaattgaacccagatcgtcggcgtacggtgcaggtgccccagccagttgcgccacagctggggccacaAACTAAATTATTAATGTGTACATAAAAGGCAAGACACACTAGTATTATATCCACATTTGTTTCTTGTATACTTACAGCCATGTGGTCCACTTCTGAAGGGTGAGTGAAGGCAAGAAACTCAGTCAAGTTCAGGCCAGGTGAGCCGTCCACATCAGCAAAGTCAAAACGTCTCTTCTCCTTTAAGTGTAACTGAGCAACAAACAGATACAGTAAAAGCCAAAGCTTTGAGttgtacatgtttttttttaacacagctGCAAAACACTCAAAAAATCTGTAACAATTATATTACATACATATCTGAGGGATTCTTCCTCAGGGTCTTCGAGAATGGTGTTTTCATCCACTACAACTAAGTGGTCATGCATAACCATGTTATACTCGTCCCAGGAAACAATCCCATCTCGGTTAGTGTCGAAATCTGGAAAGCGCTCTTTTGCATCATCCAGTGCGTATTTCCTGTACACCCTCTGAATCCACACAGTAATTTCCtctgtgaaatgtattactgatTATTAGTTGTGGCTATTTTATATCCCACCACACATATTACTAACAAGGAGCATAACGGAAGACATCCATTCTTTGAGGTTCTTTGGCTAAAGCTACACTACAAGCTACTGTCTCAGTACACTTCATCTACTGTAGGTGCCTGGTCTGGTTTACAGACCCCCTATGACATACTGTAAGGCTTAAGGCTTGTGTTATCATTCTTTCAAATGAAAGAGAAATCATGGCTGTCAAGAGACCAACGTATCTGTGGTCACTGCATGACTGGTGAGGTTGAGACCGAGATGCACTTTCTCCTTCATTGTGATAAATTCACAAAACAAAGAGCTGAATTCTTCCTAAAACATATAGATATACCCTATTTCGACTCATTGAGCAGTGCAGAGAAAATTATTATAATACTGGGAGATGGGGCAAACAGCGCCTCTGGCTGCCCAGTTTGTCAAAGCCTGCCATGATGCGAGGGATCTCCATCTGATACTGGATCTCCATCCTATTTGTTTCTAACCAGCACCgttgtttattattgtctgctggttgttattgttgttgtcccccccccactgtcattattttttattattactactGTATTACTATTATCACAATTACtatgttattatttttatacagcACTGCTTTGGCAACAACTGTAAAAGaacagaattgaattgagaaacTAAAAAGGTGGGCCAGCCATGTGAAAAGATGGGCCCAGCCTACCACGGCCCTGTTATGATCACACTGATCACAGATTTAAAAATGCTAAGTGATAGCACAGGAATTGGCGTTTGTTTACGTTTATATTCAAAtttattagcagacacttttgtccaaaacaacgtacattatattttaaccaggGACACTCCAGAGAGGTAGGCCTATGTAGCTCACACCTCCCTtgagtattcccagagaaactccacacaagGTTTtggtttgggggacaggctgcccccactttgtttccagttttcggagtTTGGTCTGCCTACAAAgacagtttttttcttttttacagtgtactcacggaatgggcagctagcggtcaTGAGgtgatgattgctgaatgtgacaaaaaatcgTCTGAGCTTGAAATTGTGTACGATGGCTGACTGCATCTTTaatctaccctggaaatccagagttctcgggAGAGCACAATTTTGGAGGACTGTACACATttggtcatagtgttatccgattACGTCGAAGgtcgaaatcattcagagtcaacatggtctagtgttatccaattgcatgcagtgagatttttaaatgcatgcttgttgctgcccctcgagttgggccattacattgttctttgccagacccttaatctttctagattatcagggtctggattttccaggctatctTTAATCACAGACTGCAAACACAATCAAAACTTTAAATTTACCTGCACTTAAATATTTGTTCGAATCTGCATCAATCTTCTTAATGATTTCCCCAAGTCTTTTCTTCTGCTCTGAAGGACTCAGCTTTTTAATCTCTTCTTTATCCTAAAATATGAAAAATGTCCAAATATTAACGtgtgcacatactgtagctcCTGCAACATCAACAGAGTTCCTGAGTGTCTGAGAACAGATGATATTACCTCAGTGCCCAGAAAAGCATTCATATCATGTTCAGGATTATGCTTCCCATCAACATAATGATCTTCATGGAACACTGTGTGGGCATTTTCTCCACAGACATAGTGTAATGCACACAAGGCAAGTGTGAATCCAAATATTTTCATCTTGATAATGGCACTTGAAAGTCTGTAGGGCTCAAAGGTATATTAGGTGAGAGGACACACAACGTAAAGATTCGGCAACCATCTAATGCACCTATTCCTGCACCAATCCTGCTGCTAGACACATGTTCTTCATGTTTTCTATCCCACCCTACTCTGCACCTGATGTACCCTTGGACATGCATGCCTGATCCATGCTAAGGCCTAGCATTTTAATTACATTGATTTCAATTAGGCGTGCTAGAAACAGGAACAGGACAAGGGAGCTCCAAGAGCAGGGCTGTCTGCTGGAAACCCTGTCCAACTCTACTGACCCCGCCAGTACTGCCGTCTAGTGCCCACTAATCTAACGTCACATCGAACTGGGTACAAATGACTGAAGCACAGAAAAATGTTCTGTACCCTCGTTACTTTGAacaagctagcaagttagccgTCACGGCAAATGCATGCACGTTTTCTGCTACAATATTATTTCATAGTCTGACGCAAACCTCACCCAACCCAGACAACAAAATGCTCGTTGTTCACTCCTAATGTCAACGTAAATTACTACGTACGTCCCTATAACATCGTCAACCACCACCTCAAACAAACATAGACCTAGGACCTAGAAACATAGGTCCTACAGTTCACTTCACGCCAATTCCTCGATGTGTTTTTGAAAGGAAAGAAATGACAACCACTTGCGTGTAGCTAATATCGTTCTAGAACAGACAGCTAGCTACAAAAGCTTATAAAATACATCTTATTCTGTTTTCAAATAATATAAACAGAAGATATCTGTTCTCTCTTACCAGTTCTGCAACTTCAGTCTGGGAGTGAGAATATTTTTTTATCCCGCCCTCCCACTAAATTGGTTGCCATGGGAGAAACCGAGCCGTGACTTTTGATGGGAACACCCCTTGACCCCAGTCATGTCGAAAATGATTGGTTCACATTACTTTGTTTCCGCTCTGGTGAAAGTCCATTGGAGGACTCAGATGTCTGCAATTGCTATTTACATATACTTCCTGTTCGCTGCTATGCTGATTTAGCTGTCAATGCTAGTATGCTATTCAGTGTCGTCTGAATGTAGGCTGAGTTTGGATAGTTTCGTAAAGGATTGAACCTCATTATCGACCAAGAAACCATACGTCAATGTCCAAGGATAGCCGTCACGATGGACGACGGCGAGGTGCTGGTCAGCACCGACTTGGGCCAAGAGTGGGCCAAGGTGGTGATGGAAGGGAAAGATCTGGGAGCAACAGCTCAGGATCTTCCCATGGAGGAGGCAAAAGCAGGAATACGCCCGTGAGCATGGCCCTGAAGGTAATTATCATTCTTGGTATACTGAGTAAATTAACCATCTAATGATAGCACTGCCATCTTAAACGTGCAAAAACCACTGTGTTATGATAGTAAACTGGCTAGTAGGCTGGCCTAGCACTAGACCAATTATCATTCCAGCAGAGCTTAGCTACTGATCCGTTTACAGTAACCGTTAACAATCAATTACATCTAACTTTCTATTCTAATGTCATAGTCCAGTCTTACTTTCATGTTGTGTACCTTTTATAAACTACCAAATTGTATTTAAAAGGATACATTATACAAATCTATGAATACCACCTTATTGCTTTTGAAATTAAAACAGACCACAGATCATTTTTCTTGTCCCACATCCAATATCAATGAGACATCAAATAGGAGCAGGCTCAAATGATAAAAAGGTTATCAAGGTTATGAAGAATGCCATTTGGCAGAAAAGGAATGTTTTGGGTTATGAATGTATTGTCATCTTTTTAATTATCTAGCTAATTATCAAAAAGCGTTTTACATTGTCACAGTTCA is a genomic window containing:
- the rcn2 gene encoding reticulocalbin-2 encodes the protein MKIFGFTLALCALHYVCGENAHTVFHEDHYVDGKHNPEHDMNAFLGTEDKEEIKKLSPSEQKKRLGEIIKKIDADSNKYLSAEEITVWIQRVYRKYALDDAKERFPDFDTNRDGIVSWDEYNMVMHDHLVVVDENTILEDPEEESLRYLHLKEKRRFDFADVDGSPGLNLTEFLAFTHPSEVDHMADFAIEDVLVEYDTDRDGFISLKEFIGDLRPDGGDPSQWEIEETVRFKDLYDQDGDGKLNKEEQLRWVAPNSYGSAREEAIHLIKEMDGNGDGTLSESEILKDQETFMNSEVTDYGRQLHTSHDEL